A genomic window from Polaribacter gangjinensis includes:
- a CDS encoding ABC transporter permease, with protein sequence MFDIDRWREIFQSINKNRLRSILSGFTVAFAILLFTLLFGIVSGLSNSFKSAFADDAQNAMFVRVWQTSKPYKGLQTGRTIQLKNDDFNYVKDEYESKIQYQSARIYKNFTLKYKNEANSYSVRAVHPDHQFLEKTMIDEGRYLNEKDLQEKSKVIVIGRLIKADLFGEKPALGKRINVNGSSYLVIGIFSDEGGDNEERLAYIPVTTAQMIYGNNDYISQINLGYNPDLNLDEAISFGKQLERDLRFKLNIHPDDQSALSVRNMAEANKNVGSFMAILYAIVILVGSGTLIAGIIGISNIMIFVIKERTKEFGIRKALGAQPLSIVWMVVQESVFITTIAGYLGLSLGTYLLSLIGDSLEEDYFIKDPSVSTGIVVGATVVLILSGLIAGYIPAKRAANIKPIEALRAD encoded by the coding sequence ATGTTTGATATTGATCGTTGGCGCGAAATTTTTCAAAGTATCAATAAAAACAGATTACGATCAATATTATCTGGTTTTACAGTTGCTTTTGCCATTTTGTTATTTACATTATTATTTGGAATTGTAAGTGGATTAAGCAATTCCTTTAAAAGTGCATTTGCAGACGATGCTCAAAATGCCATGTTTGTGCGTGTTTGGCAAACCTCAAAACCTTACAAAGGTTTACAAACAGGAAGAACTATTCAACTTAAAAATGATGATTTTAATTACGTTAAAGATGAATACGAAAGTAAAATTCAATATCAATCTGCCAGAATTTACAAAAATTTTACATTAAAATATAAAAACGAAGCGAATAGTTATAGTGTTCGTGCAGTGCATCCTGATCATCAATTTTTAGAAAAAACAATGATTGATGAAGGACGTTATTTGAATGAAAAAGATTTGCAAGAAAAATCAAAAGTTATTGTTATTGGACGATTGATAAAAGCAGATTTATTTGGTGAAAAACCAGCTTTAGGAAAAAGAATCAATGTGAATGGAAGTTCGTATTTGGTGATAGGAATTTTTTCTGATGAAGGAGGAGATAATGAAGAAAGATTGGCGTACATTCCTGTTACTACAGCCCAAATGATTTATGGTAATAACGATTACATCAGTCAAATTAACTTAGGATACAATCCTGATTTGAATTTAGATGAAGCCATCTCTTTTGGAAAACAATTAGAAAGAGATTTGCGTTTTAAATTAAATATCCATCCTGATGATCAAAGTGCACTTTCTGTTAGAAACATGGCTGAAGCCAATAAAAACGTAGGAAGTTTTATGGCCATTTTATATGCCATCGTAATTTTAGTTGGCTCAGGAACATTGATTGCAGGTATTATTGGAATTAGTAATATCATGATCTTTGTGATAAAAGAACGAACTAAAGAATTTGGAATTCGAAAAGCATTAGGTGCACAACCTTTATCAATTGTTTGGATGGTTGTTCAAGAATCCGTTTTTATAACCACCATTGCAGGGTATTTAGGATTGTCTTTAGGCACCTATTTATTAAGTTTAATTGGCGATAGTTTAGAGGAAGATTATTTTATAAAAGACCCAAGTGTAAGTACTGGAATCGTGGTAGGAGCAACAGTAGTACTAATTTTATCAGGCTTAATTGCTGGTTATATTCCTGCAAAAAGAGCCGCAAACATCAAACCTATTGAAGCTTTAAGAGCAGATTAA
- a CDS encoding ABC transporter permease, giving the protein MKFIFDSDSWQEIYGSIRKNKVRTGITIIGVLWGIFLLVVLLGAARGMENGFKKLFGDFATNSVFVWTQSTDTPFKGFQEGRRFRLKEADIEVLKREFEGEIKLLAPRNQTNNLITHDFKSGNFQVCGDYPVLDQIQKKKLIYGRFINENDMLTSAKVTVISEDMYIQLFDKGVYPIGAYIKINSINYKVVGVYERSNNIDLDGDAAYIPFSTFKRVYNTGNNIDWMVITAEEGINIEQMEKDVILTLKNLHNVHPEDKRAFGSFNLGTQISKLTGFLTGMQFLTWFVGIATLIAGVFAIGNILLITVKERTKEIGIRRAIGATPRSIRQQIILESVFLTTIAGMLGIIFGSAILFIIDTAFGQGPDAALVNPTVNIPIIIIAFATLVVLGTLIGLIPAHMATIVKPIEALREE; this is encoded by the coding sequence ATGAAATTTATATTCGATTCAGATTCTTGGCAAGAGATTTACGGAAGTATTCGTAAAAATAAAGTTCGTACAGGCATCACTATTATAGGTGTTTTATGGGGGATTTTTCTGCTCGTGGTTCTTTTGGGTGCTGCACGTGGGATGGAAAATGGCTTTAAAAAATTATTTGGTGATTTTGCAACAAATAGTGTTTTTGTTTGGACACAATCAACAGATACTCCTTTTAAAGGTTTTCAAGAAGGCAGAAGATTTCGATTAAAAGAGGCCGATATTGAAGTATTAAAAAGAGAATTTGAAGGCGAAATCAAATTATTAGCACCAAGAAATCAAACAAACAATTTAATCACACACGATTTTAAATCAGGAAATTTTCAAGTTTGTGGAGATTATCCAGTATTGGATCAAATTCAAAAGAAAAAATTGATTTACGGTCGTTTTATCAATGAAAATGATATGTTAACTTCAGCAAAAGTTACGGTCATTTCAGAAGATATGTACATTCAATTATTTGATAAGGGAGTATATCCAATAGGAGCTTACATCAAAATTAACAGTATCAATTATAAAGTCGTTGGCGTTTATGAGCGATCTAACAATATTGATCTTGATGGAGATGCTGCTTATATACCTTTTTCAACTTTTAAAAGAGTTTATAATACTGGAAATAATATTGATTGGATGGTGATTACTGCTGAAGAAGGCATCAATATTGAACAAATGGAAAAAGATGTAATTCTTACTTTGAAAAACTTACACAATGTGCATCCAGAAGACAAAAGAGCTTTTGGTTCTTTCAACTTAGGAACTCAAATATCTAAATTGACAGGTTTTTTAACAGGTATGCAATTTTTAACTTGGTTTGTGGGAATTGCTACATTAATTGCAGGAGTTTTTGCCATTGGAAACATTTTATTGATAACCGTTAAAGAACGTACCAAAGAAATTGGAATTAGAAGAGCCATTGGAGCAACTCCAAGAAGCATCCGTCAACAAATTATATTAGAATCGGTTTTTTTAACCACCATAGCTGGAATGTTAGGTATTATTTTTGGTAGTGCAATACTTTTTATTATTGATACTGCTTTTGGTCAAGGACCTGATGCTGCACTAGTAAATCCTACAGTAAACATTCCAATTATCATCATCGCATTTGCCACGTTAGTAGTGTTAGGAACCTTAATAGGGTTGATTCCTGCTCACATGGCAACTATAGTAAAACCAATAGAAGCATTAAGAGAAGAATAA
- a CDS encoding HAD family hydrolase, whose protein sequence is MTLPTSIKCIIFDMDGVVIDSEEIHKKAYFETFNFINVDVTEELYKTFTGSSTLNAFQKLVAHFQLDIDPEELVLEKRQRYVNYFENDPALHLVHGVKELIEKAYQQGITLILASSSAMENINRVFNRFQLNDFFKAKISGADLKASKPHPEIFEKAASLSGFSKENCVVIEDSDNGIQAANDAGIFVFGFRNPLAADQTLEKADLIIDDFSQIYTYL, encoded by the coding sequence ATGACTTTACCTACAAGCATTAAATGTATCATTTTTGATATGGATGGCGTCGTTATTGATTCAGAAGAAATTCATAAAAAAGCCTATTTTGAGACCTTTAATTTTATCAACGTAGATGTTACTGAAGAGCTATATAAAACTTTTACAGGATCATCAACATTGAATGCTTTTCAAAAATTAGTAGCTCATTTTCAGCTAGATATTGATCCTGAAGAATTGGTGTTAGAAAAGCGACAACGCTATGTAAATTATTTTGAAAACGATCCAGCATTGCATTTGGTTCATGGTGTGAAAGAGTTGATTGAAAAAGCATATCAACAAGGAATAACGTTGATTTTAGCATCATCCTCAGCTATGGAAAATATCAATCGTGTTTTTAATCGTTTTCAATTGAATGATTTTTTTAAGGCAAAAATTAGTGGTGCAGACTTAAAAGCGTCTAAACCACATCCTGAAATTTTTGAAAAAGCCGCTTCTTTATCAGGATTTTCAAAAGAAAATTGCGTCGTTATTGAAGATTCTGACAACGGAATTCAGGCTGCAAATGATGCTGGAATTTTTGTTTTTGGTTTTAGAAATCCTTTAGCAGCTGATCAAACTTTAGAGAAAGCGGATTTGATTATTGATGATTTCTCTCAAATTTATACCTATTTATGA
- a CDS encoding thiol-disulfide oxidoreductase DCC family protein: MIDIPKDKKIILTDGVCNLCNGIVLKIIKYDKKNTFLFANLQSETGKELTKYLGIDTKKIDAIILYEPGISYEIKSSAALKIMEDFGGIWRLSFIIKIFPVGFRDFIYDIIAKNRYKWFGKKESCMMPTPEIKTKFLP, translated from the coding sequence ATGATTGATATCCCAAAAGATAAAAAAATTATTCTCACTGATGGTGTGTGTAATTTATGCAATGGAATTGTTTTAAAAATTATAAAATATGATAAAAAAAACACCTTTCTCTTTGCGAATTTACAATCAGAAACAGGTAAAGAATTGACAAAATATTTAGGTATTGATACCAAAAAAATTGATGCCATAATATTATATGAACCAGGGATTTCTTATGAAATTAAAAGCAGTGCTGCTCTAAAAATTATGGAGGATTTTGGAGGAATTTGGAGATTAAGTTTTATTATCAAAATTTTTCCTGTGGGTTTTAGAGATTTTATTTATGATATCATTGCTAAAAACCGCTATAAATGGTTTGGGAAAAAAGAAAGTTGTATGATGCCAACTCCCGAAATTAAAACAAAATTTTTACCATAA
- a CDS encoding dicarboxylate/amino acid:cation symporter codes for MKKLALHWKILIGMIVGILFGLGMTTIDGGATFVANWINPFGTIFVKLLKLIAIPLILASLVKGISDLKDISKFKNIGLKTISIYIGTTVIAISIGLLMVNIVKPGNGISEETISKLTETYANSGDVQSKLAEASKQKGSGPLQFLVDIVPDNALKAMVDNSAMLQVIFFTIFLGISMLLIGEKRAKPLKDFFDSLNEVVLKMVDIIMLSAPFAVFALLANVVVSSDDPDLLVALLKYAGTVVVGLILMISCYILLISIFTKMNPFWFLKQLSPAQLLAFSTSSSAATLPVTMERVEEHIGVDKEVSSFVLPVGATINMDGTSLYQAVAAVFIAQALSFDLTFADQLTIILTALLASIGSAAVPGAGMVMLVIVLESIGFPADKLAIGLALIFAVDRPLDMCRTVVNVTGDATVSVLVAKSVGKLHDPKPKNWDDNLDEIK; via the coding sequence ATGAAAAAACTAGCATTACATTGGAAGATTTTAATTGGAATGATTGTAGGAATCCTTTTTGGATTGGGAATGACAACTATTGATGGTGGAGCTACATTTGTTGCCAATTGGATCAATCCATTTGGAACTATTTTCGTAAAATTATTGAAACTGATTGCGATTCCATTGATTTTAGCTTCGCTTGTCAAAGGAATTTCTGATTTAAAAGACATATCAAAATTTAAAAATATTGGTTTAAAAACCATCTCAATTTATATTGGCACAACTGTAATTGCTATTTCCATTGGATTATTAATGGTAAATATTGTAAAACCTGGAAATGGAATTTCTGAAGAAACCATCAGTAAATTGACAGAAACTTATGCAAATAGTGGTGATGTTCAATCTAAATTAGCAGAAGCATCCAAACAAAAAGGTTCAGGCCCTTTGCAGTTTTTAGTTGATATTGTACCTGATAATGCTTTAAAAGCAATGGTTGATAATTCAGCCATGTTGCAAGTAATCTTTTTTACCATTTTTCTTGGAATTTCTATGCTTTTGATTGGTGAAAAAAGAGCAAAACCTTTAAAAGATTTTTTTGACTCATTAAACGAGGTAGTCCTTAAAATGGTCGATATCATTATGTTATCAGCACCATTTGCCGTTTTTGCATTGTTGGCAAATGTGGTAGTTTCTTCTGACGATCCTGATCTCTTAGTGGCATTGTTAAAATACGCAGGAACAGTGGTTGTTGGTTTAATTTTAATGATTTCATGCTATATTTTATTGATTAGCATTTTTACAAAAATGAATCCATTTTGGTTTTTAAAACAATTAAGTCCTGCTCAATTGTTAGCATTTTCTACGAGTTCAAGTGCAGCAACATTGCCTGTAACTATGGAGAGAGTTGAAGAACATATAGGTGTTGACAAAGAAGTTTCAAGTTTTGTACTTCCTGTTGGCGCTACAATTAATATGGATGGAACAAGTTTATATCAAGCAGTTGCAGCCGTTTTTATTGCACAAGCATTGAGTTTCGATTTGACTTTTGCTGATCAATTAACTATTATTTTAACAGCTTTGTTGGCTTCCATTGGTTCAGCTGCAGTTCCTGGTGCAGGTATGGTGATGTTGGTAATTGTTTTGGAATCAATAGGTTTTCCTGCTGATAAATTGGCCATTGGACTAGCATTGATTTTTGCAGTTGACAGACCTCTAGATATGTGCAGAACTGTGGTAAACGTAACAGGAGACGCAACCGTATCTGTTTTGGTTGCTAAATCTGTTGGAAAACTGCACGATCCAAAACCAAAAAATTGGGATGATAATCTTGATGAAATAAAATAA
- the bshA gene encoding N-acetyl-alpha-D-glucosaminyl L-malate synthase BshA codes for MRIGIVCYPTFGGSGVVATELGMALADNGHEVHFITYNQPVRLDFLSHKLHFHQVLIEEYPLFQYQPYELALSSKMVEVVKKYHLEVLHVHYAIPHAYAAFMAKQMLLEKGINVKVVTTLHGTDITLVGSHPTYKTAVEFSINHSDVVTAVSNNLKETTNELFHVNKEIRVIYNFIDIKKYEKAEDDDCNRIALAKPEERILTHISNFRKVKRIEDVIKVFYEVQKEIPSKLLLVGEGPERVKAENLTKKLKIKESVYFLGNSTEVTKILCYSDLFLLPSQTESFGLAALEAMAAKTPVISTNTGGLPEVNIHGKTGFLSNLEDVEDMAKNAISILKDDQTLARFKSNAYEHAKKFSIQNILPVYEEIYKSCYKSRV; via the coding sequence ATGAGAATTGGAATTGTATGTTATCCCACTTTTGGTGGAAGTGGAGTAGTGGCTACAGAATTGGGGATGGCATTAGCAGACAATGGTCATGAAGTACACTTTATTACCTACAATCAACCTGTTCGTTTAGATTTTTTATCTCACAAATTACATTTTCATCAAGTATTGATTGAGGAATATCCTTTGTTTCAATACCAACCTTATGAGTTGGCTTTGTCCAGTAAAATGGTAGAAGTTGTTAAAAAATATCACTTAGAAGTGTTGCATGTACATTATGCAATTCCACATGCGTATGCTGCTTTTATGGCAAAACAAATGTTGCTAGAAAAAGGCATTAATGTAAAAGTAGTAACGACGTTACATGGAACTGATATTACGTTGGTAGGAAGTCATCCAACTTACAAAACCGCTGTTGAATTTAGTATCAATCACTCTGATGTAGTAACAGCGGTTTCTAATAATTTGAAAGAAACTACCAATGAATTGTTTCATGTAAACAAAGAAATTCGAGTTATTTATAATTTTATTGATATCAAAAAATACGAAAAAGCAGAGGATGATGATTGTAACAGAATTGCCTTAGCTAAACCTGAAGAGCGTATTTTAACACACATTAGTAATTTTAGAAAAGTAAAAAGAATTGAAGATGTCATTAAAGTTTTCTATGAAGTACAAAAAGAAATTCCTTCAAAATTATTATTGGTAGGTGAAGGTCCTGAGCGTGTAAAAGCTGAAAATCTCACGAAAAAACTTAAGATAAAAGAAAGTGTTTATTTTTTAGGAAACAGCACAGAAGTTACCAAAATTTTATGTTATTCTGATTTGTTTTTATTGCCTTCTCAAACCGAAAGTTTTGGATTGGCAGCTTTAGAAGCTATGGCAGCAAAAACTCCCGTAATTTCTACAAATACAGGTGGTCTACCTGAAGTAAATATCCATGGAAAAACAGGTTTTTTGAGTAATTTAGAAGATGTTGAAGACATGGCAAAAAATGCCATTTCAATTTTGAAAGATGATCAAACTTTAGCGCGCTTTAAATCAAATGCTTACGAACACGCTAAAAAATTCTCCATTCAAAACATTTTGCCTGTGTATGAAGAAATTTACAAATCTTGTTATAAATCAAGAGTATAA
- a CDS encoding ABC transporter ATP-binding protein: MIRIEKLHKSYPIGKESIHVLKGIDLHIKEGEFVSIMGSSGSGKSTLLNIVGLLDIHDEGNYYLNGELIKDMNEKKAAILRNKFLGFVFQSFNLISYKTALENVALPLYYKGVNRKDRLEIAMEYLEKVGLKEWANHLPNELSGGQKQRVAIARALVTKPKVVLADEPTGALDSTTTDSVMDLLKDINNEGMTVFVITHEEEVAAQTKRIVRLKDGIIVSDELTKNAKQASHV; the protein is encoded by the coding sequence ATGATTAGAATAGAAAAACTCCATAAATCCTATCCTATAGGAAAAGAATCCATCCACGTTTTAAAAGGTATTGATTTACATATCAAAGAAGGAGAATTTGTTTCCATTATGGGATCATCAGGTTCTGGAAAATCAACGTTGTTAAATATTGTTGGTTTATTAGACATTCATGACGAAGGAAATTACTACTTGAATGGAGAATTAATTAAAGACATGAACGAAAAGAAAGCAGCTATTTTACGCAACAAATTCTTGGGTTTTGTGTTTCAATCTTTCAATTTAATTTCTTACAAAACTGCTTTAGAAAACGTAGCGTTACCTCTTTATTATAAGGGAGTTAACAGAAAAGATCGTTTAGAGATTGCTATGGAATATTTAGAAAAAGTAGGCTTAAAAGAATGGGCAAACCATTTACCAAACGAACTTTCTGGAGGACAAAAACAACGTGTTGCCATTGCAAGAGCCTTGGTTACAAAACCAAAAGTTGTTTTAGCTGATGAACCTACAGGAGCTTTAGATTCTACTACAACTGATTCAGTAATGGATTTATTAAAGGACATTAACAACGAAGGAATGACTGTTTTTGTAATTACTCACGAAGAAGAAGTTGCTGCGCAAACAAAACGTATTGTGCGTTTAAAAGACGGAATTATTGTGAGTGACGAATTAACCAAAAACGCAAAACAAGCTTCACATGTTTGA
- a CDS encoding sulfurtransferase has translation MSLKIPAPLVSVDWLLEHLENDSLLILDATIPKVGSKPTEILEEKLQIKNAYFFDLNDFSDKDAPLPNTILSAEKFQQKAQEFGINNNHCIVVYDDLGIYSSPRVWWMFQLMGFENIAVLDGGFPEWKTKNYPTEKPTKQNLSKGNFISNYQPEKIAFMKNVLENISSNSHLILDARSEGRFFGTEPEPRKEVRGGHIPNSKSLPHSAVLSGTKMKSAEELKMIFEAKNPENKPLIFSCGSGITASVLALGATIADIKNHSVYDGSWTEWGLSDAPINL, from the coding sequence ATGTCTTTAAAAATTCCTGCACCTTTAGTTTCTGTTGATTGGTTATTGGAACATTTAGAAAATGATTCACTTCTTATTTTAGATGCAACCATTCCAAAAGTAGGATCAAAACCTACTGAAATTTTAGAAGAAAAACTCCAAATAAAAAATGCATATTTTTTTGATTTGAATGATTTTTCTGATAAAGATGCTCCTTTGCCAAATACAATATTATCAGCTGAGAAATTTCAACAAAAAGCACAAGAATTTGGCATCAATAACAATCATTGTATTGTAGTGTATGATGATTTAGGAATTTATTCAAGCCCCAGAGTTTGGTGGATGTTTCAATTGATGGGATTTGAAAATATTGCAGTTTTGGATGGTGGTTTTCCAGAATGGAAAACAAAAAATTATCCTACTGAAAAACCAACAAAACAAAATCTTTCTAAAGGCAATTTCATTTCAAATTATCAACCTGAAAAGATTGCTTTTATGAAGAATGTTTTAGAAAATATCTCATCAAATAGCCATTTAATTTTAGACGCTCGATCTGAAGGTAGATTTTTTGGAACTGAACCTGAACCGAGAAAAGAGGTAAGAGGAGGCCATATACCAAACTCTAAAAGTTTGCCACATTCAGCCGTTTTATCAGGAACAAAAATGAAGTCTGCTGAAGAGTTAAAAATGATTTTTGAAGCCAAAAACCCTGAAAATAAACCACTTATTTTTTCTTGTGGTTCAGGAATTACAGCTTCTGTTTTGGCTTTAGGAGCAACAATTGCTGACATCAAAAATCATTCAGTTTATGATGGATCTTGGACAGAATGGGGACTTTCTGATGCGCCAATAAATTTGTAG
- a CDS encoding aldo/keto reductase: MMNYRNYTTTIQKVSEIGLGTWQLGDDFCWKSVSEKEATTIVEKAIDLGINFFDTAPNYGLGTSEERLGRILKNHERDSFVINTKFGHNHLGKTDYSSKTIRNSLESSLKRLQMECVDSLIIHNPPLHFLDGNKNDHYEILERLIEEGKIKAYGASLDTFEEMKLLMETTNATVIEAFFNILHQDAKLAFQLAEKKEVAIIAKIPLDSGWLTGKYDAKSVFTDIRNRWSKHDIETRARLVNRVKEILQQEDNLAQKAISFCLAYKTVSTVIPGALSISQLESNVKSTLYPIYETELIKLEEFYNNEVANLQLPW, encoded by the coding sequence ATGATGAATTATAGAAATTATACAACCACAATTCAAAAAGTATCAGAAATTGGTTTAGGAACTTGGCAATTGGGTGATGATTTTTGCTGGAAATCTGTCTCTGAAAAAGAAGCAACAACTATTGTTGAAAAAGCCATTGACCTCGGAATTAATTTTTTTGATACTGCTCCGAATTATGGTTTGGGAACAAGTGAAGAACGATTGGGACGTATTTTAAAAAATCACGAAAGAGATTCATTTGTCATCAATACAAAATTTGGTCATAATCACTTGGGTAAAACCGATTACAGTTCAAAAACTATCAGAAATTCTTTAGAAAGTAGTTTGAAAAGACTTCAAATGGAATGTGTTGATTCTCTCATAATTCACAATCCGCCTTTGCATTTTTTAGATGGAAACAAAAATGATCATTATGAAATTTTAGAAAGATTGATTGAGGAAGGTAAAATAAAAGCTTACGGAGCATCTTTAGATACTTTTGAAGAAATGAAATTATTGATGGAAACTACAAATGCTACAGTAATAGAAGCTTTTTTTAATATTTTACATCAAGATGCTAAACTTGCTTTTCAACTTGCTGAAAAAAAAGAAGTTGCAATCATTGCTAAAATTCCTCTTGACTCTGGATGGTTGACAGGAAAATATGATGCTAAAAGTGTTTTTACAGACATCAGAAATCGTTGGTCTAAGCACGATATTGAGACAAGAGCAAGATTGGTAAATCGTGTAAAAGAAATTTTACAGCAAGAAGATAATTTAGCTCAAAAAGCAATTTCATTTTGTTTGGCTTATAAAACAGTTTCTACTGTAATTCCTGGGGCTTTGAGTATTTCTCAATTAGAGAGTAATGTTAAAAGTACGTTATATCCTATTTATGAAACTGAGCTCATTAAATTAGAGGAATTTTATAATAATGAAGTTGCAAATCTTCAATTGCCTTGGTAA
- a CDS encoding efflux RND transporter periplasmic adaptor subunit — protein MSKKAKIILIIIGVFFIAALIWFGKKNSKSIIQYETEKPFKTTILKKTVATGKVTPLEEIEIKPQITGIIDKIFLLEGAKVVKGDLIATVRVVPNEQSLISAKGRVDNIKIILDNAKIVLDRNKNLFERGVISKQEFENIELNYNQTLQDLKNAQNDYQIIKSGSSGAAGAANTNVYAQMTGTILEIPVKEGDQVIQSNNFNAGTTIASIADMNKMIFEGKVDESEVGKLINGSEIEVSIGAIEGKKFPAKLNFIAPKGTEEAGAVQFKIKADVSLDESYFIRAGYSANADIVLEKKENVLAIKEALLRFDPKTEEPYVEIKKADGSFEKRMLKLGTSDGVNVQILEGIKENNEIKVWNKTTKDDEKEAQK, from the coding sequence ATGAGTAAAAAAGCAAAAATCATTTTAATAATTATTGGGGTATTTTTTATTGCCGCATTAATTTGGTTCGGAAAAAAGAACAGTAAAAGTATTATTCAATATGAAACCGAAAAACCTTTTAAGACTACAATTTTAAAGAAAACAGTAGCTACAGGAAAAGTGACTCCTTTAGAAGAAATTGAGATAAAGCCTCAAATAACTGGTATTATTGATAAAATATTTTTGCTTGAAGGTGCAAAAGTTGTAAAAGGAGACTTGATTGCAACAGTAAGAGTGGTTCCGAATGAGCAATCATTAATAAGCGCAAAAGGACGTGTTGACAACATCAAAATAATTTTAGACAATGCTAAAATTGTATTGGATAGAAATAAAAATTTATTTGAAAGAGGCGTAATTTCTAAACAAGAATTTGAAAACATCGAGCTAAATTACAATCAAACTTTGCAAGATTTAAAAAATGCTCAAAACGATTATCAAATCATTAAGAGTGGTTCTTCTGGAGCTGCAGGTGCTGCAAACACTAATGTTTATGCACAAATGACAGGAACTATTTTAGAAATTCCGGTAAAAGAAGGAGATCAAGTTATTCAATCTAATAATTTCAATGCCGGAACAACAATTGCTTCTATAGCAGACATGAACAAAATGATTTTTGAGGGAAAAGTTGATGAATCAGAAGTTGGTAAATTGATAAATGGATCAGAAATTGAAGTTTCAATCGGCGCAATAGAAGGGAAGAAGTTTCCTGCAAAACTAAACTTTATCGCTCCAAAAGGAACTGAAGAAGCAGGTGCAGTACAATTTAAAATTAAGGCTGATGTTTCTCTAGACGAAAGTTATTTTATTAGAGCTGGTTACAGTGCAAATGCTGATATTGTTTTAGAGAAAAAAGAAAATGTACTAGCAATTAAAGAAGCACTTCTAAGATTTGATCCTAAAACTGAAGAGCCTTATGTTGAAATTAAAAAAGCGGATGGTTCTTTTGAAAAAAGAATGCTAAAATTAGGAACTTCTGATGGTGTTAATGTTCAGATTTTAGAGGGTATTAAAGAAAATAATGAAATAAAAGTTTGGAATAAAACAACCAAAGACGACGAAAAAGAAGCACAAAAATAA
- a CDS encoding transketolase: MPTTQQLQDFTQQVRRDILRMVHAVNSGHPGGSLGCAEFFTCLYQEVMDYSTDFTMDGINEDVFFLSNGHISPVYYSVLAHSGFFPVSELATFRHIDSRLQGHPTTHEGLPGIRIASGSLGQGLSVALGAAQAKKLNNDSKLVYSLHGDGELQEGQNWEAIMYASAKKVDNIIATIDVNGKQIDGSTDEVLPMGSLKAKFEAFGWEVLEIKEGNNIEAILSGLKTAKSLTGKQKPVCILLYTEMGNGVDFMMHTHAWHGKAPNDAQLESALAQNPATLGDY, translated from the coding sequence ATGCCAACAACTCAACAATTACAAGATTTTACGCAACAAGTTAGAAGAGATATTTTACGTATGGTTCATGCAGTAAATTCTGGGCATCCTGGAGGTTCATTAGGATGTGCAGAATTTTTCACTTGCCTATATCAAGAAGTAATGGATTATTCTACTGATTTTACAATGGACGGTATTAATGAAGATGTTTTTTTCCTTTCAAACGGACATATTTCTCCAGTTTATTACAGTGTTTTAGCTCATAGTGGATTTTTTCCAGTATCAGAATTGGCTACTTTTAGACATATTGATTCTCGTTTACAAGGACATCCAACAACTCACGAAGGTTTGCCTGGAATCAGAATTGCTTCTGGTTCATTAGGTCAAGGTTTGTCAGTTGCTTTGGGGGCTGCACAAGCAAAAAAACTGAATAATGATTCAAAATTAGTGTATTCTTTACATGGTGATGGGGAGTTGCAAGAAGGTCAAAATTGGGAAGCCATCATGTATGCTTCTGCAAAAAAAGTAGATAATATCATTGCTACCATCGATGTAAATGGAAAACAAATTGATGGATCAACTGATGAGGTATTGCCAATGGGAAGCTTAAAGGCAAAATTCGAAGCTTTTGGTTGGGAAGTATTGGAAATCAAAGAAGGTAATAATATTGAAGCTATTTTATCAGGATTAAAAACAGCAAAATCATTGACAGGAAAGCAAAAGCCTGTGTGTATTTTACTATATACAGAAATGGGAAATGGAGTTGATTTCATGATGCATACGCATGCTTGGCATGGAAAAGCGCCAAATGATGCTCAATTAGAAAGTGCATTAGCTCAAAATCCTGCAACTTTAGGAGATTATTAG